One segment of Sylvia atricapilla isolate bSylAtr1 chromosome 8, bSylAtr1.pri, whole genome shotgun sequence DNA contains the following:
- the TSPAN14 gene encoding tetraspanin-14, with protein sequence MHYYRYSNAEVSCWYKYLLFSYNIVFWLAGVAFLAAGLWAWSEKGVLSDLTKVTGLHGLDPVVLVLVVGIVMFTLGFAGCVGALRENICLLKFFCGTIVFIFLLELAVAVMAFLFQDWVRDRVKEFFENNIKSYRDDIDLQNIIDSLQRINHCCGAQGPEDWDFNIYFDCKSESKSREKCGVPFSCCIPDPAQKVVNTQCGYDIRKKSKSQWDDQIFVKGCIHALEAWLPRNIYIVAGVFIAISLLQIFGIFLARTLISDIEAVKASNAF encoded by the exons ATGCACTATTACCGATATTCTAATGCAGAAGTCAGCTGTTGGTACAAATACTTGCTCTTCAGCTACAACATTGTCTTTTGG ctaGCTGGAGTGGCCTTCCTTGCAGCTGGTCTGTGGGCATGGAGTGAAAAG ggtGTATTGTCTGATCTGACAAAGGTGACTGGTCTTCACGGTCTGGACCCAGTGGTGCTTGTCTTAGTGGTGGGAATAGTGATGTTTACTTTGGGATTTGCTGGTTGTGTGGGAGCACTGAGAGAAAACATCTGCCTGCTGAAGTTC tTCTGTGGAACAATTGTGTTTATATTCCTGTTGGAGCTGGCAGTAGCAGTTATGGCTTTCCTGTTCCAAGACTGGGTGAGGGACAGGGTAAAAGAATTCTTTGAGAATAACATTAAATCCTACCGAGATGACATTGACCTCCAGAACATCATTGATTCACTACAGAGAATT AACCATTGCTGTGGTGCCCAGGGTCCAGAAGACTGGGATTTTAACATATACTTTGACTGCAAGAGTGAAAGCAAAAGTCGTGAGAAATGTGGagttcctttttcctgttgTATACCTGATCCTGCT CAAAAAGTTGTGAATACACAGTGTGGCTATGATATCAGAAAGAAG AGCAAAAGTCAATGGGATGATCAGATTTTTGTCAAAGGATGCATTCATGCACTTGAAGCTTGGCTACCCAGAAATATCTACATTGTTGCGGGTGTCTTCATAGCTATCTCACTGCTCCAG aTTTTTGGGATTTTCCTAGCCAGGACGTTGATTTCTGATATTGAAGCTGTAAAGGCAAGTAATGCCTTCTGA